Proteins encoded in a region of the Dreissena polymorpha isolate Duluth1 chromosome 6, UMN_Dpol_1.0, whole genome shotgun sequence genome:
- the LOC127835749 gene encoding von Willebrand factor D and EGF domain-containing protein-like produces the protein MMTERHLKAPTYFGLGVTIACSITASIDPATPESAPVISPERFCGIRALNRSSHVAIHNDKGADIHYELTIPFGCEQGFESDSFCYLDVILFIPQSTTNCNKPDAIQSNSETNSCGLRFYRSDIGKPKKLSVQAKFPHPNAYLSQQMILTLTTVNYLAHPFFNGYAVDKVQVTVSTDQAVINNKGCYAVCDPHMMSFDGLDNIQIMTQPCFNNGQTPHCVCGVAVQAGSDVFVISTCARVLDIRFIQCGDGILREKVNEVSKTKYRVTLPSGSYVDISLVDFFLMNVHVTPSVADFNKTSGLCGSFDGNINNDRLKRPGSTDNDPNRSWMVQAKDNLFNENVVLSHWDDQYRFCTCDSQDVKPINTATCDVETKKICDVKPVFKDRCVDKKRRKRRSGNGKYKPTDEGDFHQTVKLAFVSKYRDHFNQRQHRSIKQYTEETARQDCMQLLNTTAFQKCSNVPGLDFTATINNCILDAQITGTMEWTLSHLETIKSICIQQIDTQKLPPKEDLVGITVTINGTSFSNISDENASLPLTVFTDEIFEEIQSVSCPHECSGFGICVNGSCICEKDHIGEDCSLDSTRPPDMIGIPDEGFCDLKERACKKTSVYGDNLIFENQVKCNIEPFEINVRNDILSEEKYQVTGVPQTFMEVSCPLEPSKKRSIDGGADINDIIARAYNISLSNDGLNFSEEDTFLVYDSACVTCSKTSGAIRCLKQSGLCMTDGECYGPGDKLGCYTCAVSGAGSAVWQPGPDCSKPSNDRPNSGGEQITAEYTLLLAFLAVAFGL, from the exons ATGATGACAGAGCGACATTTAAAGGCACCAACATATTTTGGATTGGGTGTAACG ATTGCTTGTTCTATAACTGCTAGCATCGACCCCGCTACCCCAGAAAGCGCCCCCGTCATTAGCCCGGAAAGGTTCTGTGGCATAAGA GCTTTAAACAGATCAAGCCATGTGGCCATTCATAACGACAAAGGCGCTGACATACATTACGAGCTTACAATTCCGTTTGGGTGTGAACAGGGCTTTGAAAGCGACTCATTTTGCTACTTGGATGTAATACTGTTTATCCCACAATCCACTACAAACTGTAATAAACCAGATGCAATACAAAGCAACAGTGAGACAAACTCATGCGGTCTACGATTTTACCGGTCTGATATCGGAAAACCAAAGAAACTATCCGTCCAAGCTAAGTTCCCACATCCAAACGCTTACTTAAGTCAGCAAATGATACTTACCTTGACTACCGTTAACTATTTAGCTCATCCATTTTTCAATGGCTACGCCGTGGATAAAGTACAG GTCACTGTGTCGACAGACCAAGCTGTCATAAATAACAAAGGTTGTTACGCAGTATGTGACCCGCATATGATGTCGTTCGACGGACT AGACAAT ATACAGATTATGACACAACCTTGTTTCAACAATGGACAGACACCACACTGTGTGTGTGGAGTTGCTGTCCAGGCCGGAAGTGACGTTTTCGTTATAAGCACTTGTGCAAGGGTGCTTGACATCAGGTTTATACAGTGCGGTGATGGAATTCTCCGGGAGAAAgtaaatgaagtttcaaagacGAAATACCGT gtTACTTTACCGAGTGGAAGCTACGTCGATATAAGccttgttgatttttttttaatgaacgtGCACGTAACTCCATCAGTAGCTGACTTTAATAAAACTTCAGGCTTATGTGGTTCgtttgatggaaacataaacaACGATCGGCTCAAAAGACCGGGTTCTACTGATAATGACCCAAACAGAAGCTGGAT GGTCCAAGCAAAAGATAATCTATTCAACGAAAATGTCGTTTTGTCGCATTGGGATGATCAGTATCGTTTCTGTACATGTGACAGCCAAGATGTTAAACCCATAAATACTGCTACTTGCGATGTTGAGACAAAGAAAATATGCGATGTGAAACCAGTATTTAAAGACAGGTGTGTGGACAAAAAACGCAGGAAAAGGAGATCAGGAAATGGCAAATATAAACCGACAGACGAGGGTGATTTCCATCAAACTGTCAAACTCGCTTTTGTATCAAAATACCGGGACCATTTTAACCAACGACAG CATCGGTCAATCAAGCAGTATACCGAAGAAACTGCAAGACAAGATTGCATGCAGTTGCTGAACACCACAGCTTTCCAAAAGTGTTCCAATGTGCCAGGTCTTGACTTCACAGCAACTATAAATAACTGCATACTCGACGCTCAG ATAACAGGGACTATGGAGTGGACGCTGTCCCACTTGGAAACaatcaaatctatatgcattcaACAAATAGACACTCAAAAATTACCACCAAAGGAGGACCTTGTTGGAATAACTGTAACCATCAACGGAACTTCGTTTTCCAATATATCGGATGAGAATGCCTCTTTGCCCTTAACTGTTTTTACCGATGAGATATTTGAGGAAATCCAAAGCGTTTCTTGTCCACATGAGTGTAGCGGATTCGGAATCTGTGTCAACG GTTCTTGTATATGTGAGAAAGACCATATCGGAGAAGATTGCTCTTTAGACTCGACAAGGCCTCCAGATATGATCGGAATCCCAGATGAAGGTTTTTGCGACTTAAAAGAACGAGCTTGTAAGAAAACATCTGTGTATGGAGACaatcttatttttgaaaatcagGTCAAATGCAACATTGAGCCTTTCGAG attaACGTACGAAATGATATTTTGTCTGAAGAAAAATACCAAGTGACAGGCGTGCCGCAGACGTTCATGGAAGTGTCCTGCCCTCTTGAACCAAGCAAGAAACGCTCTATAGACGGCGGTGCCGATATTAACGACATCATAGCTAGAGCTTACAATATTTCACTGAGTAACGATGGTCTGAACTTTAGCGAAGAAGACACGTTCCTAGTGTACGACTCAGCTTGTGTAACATGCAGCAAGACATCTGGTGCTATACGATGTCTCAAACAG aGCGGTTTGTGCATGACTGATGGAGAATGCTATGGTCCGGGCGACAAACTTGGTTGCTACACCTGTGCTGTTTCTGGGGCTGGATCCGCTGTCTGGCAACCAGGACCAG ACTGCAGCAAACCTTCGAATGATCGGCCTAACTCCGGTGGTGAACAGATAACTGCTGAATATACGCTTCTGTTGGCCTTTTTGGCCGTTGCCTTTGGACTTTGA